The Solanum dulcamara chromosome 6, daSolDulc1.2, whole genome shotgun sequence genome contains the following window.
ataaatagtaatcaaagatatagttatatagaaatatgtatattatactaaaatttataaaaaaaaataaaaatagttaagaataacatgaaaatatctttattttataaaagctaattatttcaaagatgttcgaaattcaaagaaattcgatagctaatttgcattgtggaggatcaaaattgggtgtcaacatatatatatatatatatatatatatatatgtagagagagagagagattatTGGTTTAATgtttcaaaaatttcaactcTTAACACATAAGAGACTTCTAAAAATTCTAGCATTgtatattttacataattaaatCAAATGTGCATGCTAAAACTAgtatttttgaatgatataGCATACAATCCATGGGTTCAACTAATCTTAATAACTTTGACACAGAATATAGCGAATAATTACtatttgaatatataagaaCTGATTTTAGACCTATTATTTTAAAAGTGTAATGGACTCAGTGATAAAAACCTAAAGGTCAAACTATATTTCCTCTGTTCATTTTATTTGTccattatttaaaataaaattttattttttacttgtcatttttttaatatataaaaaaaaacaatatatatttttttccattttatgctcaacattaattattttttcttaaattatttctCAAGATTTAAAACTATTCATCAATTATTAGGGTGTATCTAGGAGGGTCCTTTGGGTTCACATTAACCTATATTCCTCTCTCGAGATTATATATAGtaataaaatactcatattaatcattatttcttaaaaaatatgcaaaatttaaaatgaacaagtaaaaatgaacggagggagtaatcaGTTACATTTGCGATTTATGCCTTTCTTTTCAACACTTAATATTTTGGTATCTAAGGAAGATATTTCAACACATGACCTTTTTTGAAAagataaaatgaaatgaaattgTGGTCAAAAAAATTACTCCCTCCGTTGACAATGTAAATGCTGAAAATGACCAGGAAAAGGGCTGCAGTTTCAGCTATGCTTCAAGTGTTCAATTCCTCAATCCTGTCTCCCAACAAGTGCAACACCCAAACCCACAAATGCAGGCCTTTTATGCCTCTTTAACTCAACTTCCTGCTGCGAACCTTGTATTTAAAACACAAGGAGAAGCTATTGTTTCTCCAACTGCTCAAATCAACTGTAGTAATTCCAAACAGACATCCAACTCTAGGACTCATAAAAGAAAGGAAGCTAGAAAGAGGAAAGAACTAAAACAACATCAAGCTGCTGCAGCCACGAATGATGTAGTTGCTAATACATGCTCGCAGTTGGTTTTAGTTAACCAAAATACACATATCAGAAGCCCCGATTTTAAAGGTGAAGATCCCATCACTATTACTCCACTAAACATTGAGCCTATTCCTTTTATGCAGCCACAACAAGACTCCACCATTCCCTGCGCACTAAATACTACTCCTACCCTAGCAAATGAATTTGATGAGTATGGTGTCATACATTCAGAAGATGAATATGACCAAGACTTTCAAGGTGAGGTTGAACTAGAGGATGAAGAAGAGACTGCTGAACAGTCTAATAGAACTCTTGCACCATCCAAAACCACTACCAAAGTCACAGATAATGAGATGAACCAGCTAGCTAGTGAACAAGGCTTATCACCTAGAGGTATTCACCATAATCCAAAAATTTCTACTATGCATGCTTCGTTTAGtagaccaaacactaggctcTATAACCTCAGAACCCATCAATGATTAACACAATTGTATGGAATGCTAgaggtatcaataccaaaggTGTCATAGATAGACTAAAATTCCTCAAACAAATCCATCAAACGTCCATAATTTCcatcctagaacctttttccaacaacGCTCATCTACAAAGCTTCagaatcaaccttggtatggatAGGTCCGCTTGCAATcctaatggtaagatttggattttctggactCAAGATGTTGATTGTAAAGTTACTGATATTGACGATCAACAGATCACTTGTGAGATGAAACATGTAGAGCATCCAAATGCATTTCTCATGACATTTGTCTATGAaaaatgcaaagatactcttagaCGACCACTTTGGGATAGGCTTTTGCATCACGCTTCCACTAACCTTCCTTGGTGCACAGTTGGGGACTTCAATGTCACCACGTCCACTActgagaaactaggtggaatcccttaCAACATGCAGAAAAGCTTTGAGTTTATCAGCGTTATCGAAGCTTGTGGCCTAACGGATTTGgggtatcatggctcagactacacttggtgtaatcaacgagatatgcataaaagaatatggaagcgactcgatagagctatggtgtccGATAACTGGTTAGCTGTCATGCCACACACTTCAGTTACTCACCTCCCTTCGACTGGCTCTGACCATAACCCTTtactaatagagatgaatgctaGACAAGATTcccttattaaatattttaaattcttgaattgttgggtggataaccctacttttcttGAAACTGTAAAGTCCTGTTGGGACATACCTATGACGGGGAATCCAATGTGGTCAttccaccaaaaaatgaaaaggctatCCTCTACCCTTAGCAAATGGTCGAGAGTGGAATTCGGcgacatttttgccaaggttaaggaatatgaagaattggtgaaaagtgccgaagaaaatctgataatatccaataatgaagagaacaggatgcaattgcatgctctcaacgccgaatacaccagatttcttaaaattgaagagaacattctgaaacaaaaaactcaactacattggttcaaggatggagacgctaacaccaagtatttccatgctttaaTTCGTGGCAGGAGAAGACGATtgttcattcacaaggttactAACGAAGAGGGGGATTTGATTCAAGGCGACGaacacattgctagagcagcttgtgatcattttcaaaaaatattcacaGGTGATGAGTCTCCGATTTcggagaacatcttgaattgCGTTCCTAGAATGATCACAGCTACTCAGAATGAAAGccttcaagccacgcctaccatTGAGGAGTTAAAACAGGTGGTCTTCTCCATGAACCCTAACTCTGCAGCCGGTCCGGATGGCATGAATGGAAAATTTTTCCAAGCTTGCTGGGAAATTATTTCGGAGGACCTACTTGCAGTGGTTAACTCTTTCTTCTGTGGCCATGCTATGCCTAAGTTTTTTTCTCATGCATGTTTAGTCTTGCTCCCAAAGGTAGATCACCCCAACACgctctctgactatagacccattagtctcagtaactttactaataagataatatcaaaactcatttgcctcaggctCTCTCCCATTCTCCCCGGTCTTATTTCTCCTAATCAGTCcgggtttgtaaaaggaagaagcatctcagaaaatatcatgctagcacaagagattatccacgatatccggaagcctgttattggcgagaatgtggttatcaagttagacatggccaaagcatatgatagagtctcctggtcctatacttgtctggtactgagaagaatgggcttcggtgagacctttattgatatgatttggcgaatcatgtctaaTAACTGGTACTCCGTTCTCGttaatgggtctagacatggttttttccactccaccagagggCTAAAACAGGGTGACCCTCTTTCTCCCGCCTTATTCATTTTAGGAGCGGAGGTGCTGTCCCGAATGCTGAATAGTCTTCATAGCTACCACTTCTACCAGGGTTTCCATATGGCAaaaagaggcccacagattaatcatttgagttttgcggatgacGTTATCATCTTTACCTCCGGAAGGAGGGAAACTCTTCAGattatcatgaagaccttgacCCTATATGAGCAGACATCGGGGCAaattataaacaagaataagagccacttcatgatgcattCCAATGcgctccaagacaatgtggatATGGTGAAACAGGTTACAGATTTCACTCAAaagcatagtcccatcacctacttaggatgccctctCTACATTGGTaggcagagagtcatgtactacacgaacatggtttctaaggttgtcaacagaattagagggtggcattccaaaatcctcagctacggcggtagagctacacttGTGAGATATGTACTTCAGTCGCTTCCCATTCACCTCCTTTCAGCCATTACTcctcctagtactactctcaagCAGATTGAGAGAGTtaccgctgattttttctgggggtggaaagataataagaaaaaataccattggtcttcatggaaaaatttgtgctatccttatgatgaaggaggtattgggttgaaGAGAACTACAGATGTctgcaaatctctccagttcAAGCAGTGGTGGATATTTAGAGCTAAACAGACGCTGTGGGGTGatttccttagagccaaatactgtcagagagccaaccccatcaccaaaaaattccattctgggCAGTCGCGTGTGTGGAAACatatgatgcacaacaaacacactgccgaacctcacattcaatggaggctaCACTCGGGTTCGTGTTGTTTCTGGTGGGACGACTGGCTAGGTGTCGGACCATTAGCAAACTATAGACACGAGCTGGGAAGAGCGAACAATGctagggtggctgattttcttatagatgGGCAGTGGAACATCGAcatgctaaatcagttggctCCACCACAGCTCATTACTCTCATAACTTCTACCACACTACAGACGCAAGAAAACAAACCggatcaggccatttggaagctgaataccaatggAAGCTTCACGTGCTCTTCGGCATGGAAGCTTGTGAGGAAACACAAGACCAAGACACTCTCCGACCactacacttggcacaaaaacataccctttaaatgctcttttttgctgtggagggcttttagaggcaagctgcccaCGGAGGAAAAGATCGTTGCATTCGGCCATGTTTCCACTCCATGTTCTTGCTGCCACAGCCCAGGTCCGGACACCATAGAACACATTTTCAGCACGGGCCAATttgctaggaatatttggcgtTACTTCTCAGATTCCCTAGGCATCAGACATGAAGTCACGCCCCTCAAACCCCTTAttatgagctggtggcttcgcaagtaccgcacagaagctcacaaacttatccttcactccaccccaatatttatatgttggaatttgtggaagaatagatgcgcgagcaaatacggggggaagagttctagcttggcgagagtgaatttgcagttttcaaggacatctcTAATCTTCTTAGAATCGcatacccctatatccattggccttcgaactggatccacactatctcctacatagataagtgtaGTCATGAGATGAAGATTACCCAAGTCTCatggattaagccacaactcggTTTCGTTAAGCTAAAAACTGACGGtagcgcgttgggtaatccgggggctATTGGGGGGGTGGCATtgtaagagatcacatgggtaatTTCCTCTTCGCTTACGCCATACCactaggggagggaaccaacaatcaagctgaactagaggcggcTACTTATGGGCTTagatggtgcattcaacagggcttCCATCAtgttatcctagaagttgactcggagttgctcactaaatggatcagtCACCAGAtgaaacctccgtggagccttcaccaggtaactcatgaccttgttgataTTACCAAATTATTTGCCTTCTTtgcttgcaaacatgtatacagggaggcaaacttcactgcggatgctctctccaagcacagtcacactcttaccattccaggccactacactaccctccagcagctacctcgtggtattcgaggatactacatgctagatagaatcggcctacctagctttaggcggaggaagaccaaacggattaagaagcctccatgatctactactttgttttgcatccttggattgatCACTCAATTGTAGTGTTTGTGATTCCCCATGTTATAATTTTAGCCATGTTCTTTGATGATTTTCGTTTacgctaaaattttgttgtatatatagcttttatgaagattatctccttttatatttagatttttcctttactatgtaaagggagagtctcccttatttatgtttttctagtttctttgtatcgagaggagtcctctcctttaggtgcatagtttctaggacCCTTTTTTgtgtgcttgtatcggggatgagctGATTGACCTTATTAGGAATatcggcttatgaaccaccataggattggaggttaggtttatgcccccctccgtgtatctttctatttttatgtataatacagcttgggggtgagcggctcaacccctggacgcgcatgagaggtgggagcctcgtgtatggtctgttcccaaaaaaaaaaaaaaaaaaaaacaatgcgAATTATGAAGACTgcgtttttttcttcttatttatttttgaaattactTTATTACACACTCTCCCTGTTTAATTTTATTGTGcactatttttaaatatatttttactttttatttattatttttaacatatcaagaaaatataattattatttttctattttaatctcaatattaattatttatatccaaaattatttttcaagaccTAAAATAATTAGTCAATGAATAGAAATATTGTCGTAAGATGCTAATATGAATTATCATATCTTACAAAAtatgtaaaatttaaaatggaCAAATAAAAATTTACGGAGGGAGTTACGAGTTACATTTGCATTATTTACTCATATTTAAATAAACTGTATGTAGTAGGAAAATGAAGTTGTTATGGTTCTTTTATTGTGTTAGTGGACTGaatatgaattatttattttttcaaaaaaaaaattaaattgtttaAATGGATTATATCCATCATGTAATACTAAAATATGTCGGTAATTTTATTTAGACACACATATTATGGCATATTCTAATCCAACACCTAAATATATGGTAAATTGTTTATATTGGACattttaactcaaaaaaattaaaaagtttttatgtatattttcaAACGTTCGTTACGTAAATAAGTCAATCacttaaaatatatcttttttttactATACATATTAACCTTACTAAACTGAAAAAATTCATACATGTTTATTGAGATGTCGTCTCGATGAACGAAACGTGAGAGAGAAGTATTAAAAAAACTAATCACAACAAATTAATGTTGTGCCTTGCACCGTGTCTTTATAGAAAATTGAGTggttgataattttattttgtaattgacaaaataaaatattaaatatgtttAGTTGATGGCATGTCATTTTTGTTAAGATATCTTCAcgaaactatatatatatatatatatatatatatatattttgtacttTTCTCATttaagaatgacatcaaaacaTATACTAGAATTCTGTTTTTGCCCAAAAAAGGAAGGCAAAAGGAATGTTTTTCCTGTTTTTTATATGGTTGAACAACAaagaatattataaaatatgtaataaaaaaatgatttccaaatatAAGTAGGTGgcatgtttcaatttttttacctTTTGACTTTCGAGTTCAATTCTCGTATTAAAATTTaactaaatttaaatttagaaaTTACAAGATATATTTCTAGAGTTGGCGCTctttaacatattttttttccatcaTCATGTACTCAATTTCAAAGTATTAGTTACAAACTAAATAATGTTCACCAACTTCATTGAATTAATTAAACAGCATACCGTTTAATAACGTTAAAAAGAGTTGTACTAGATAATCACAAAATAATGTGACCATCGAATTTAGTCATAACCAATACTAATACAAATCAATTCATGCAAGTTGAATAAATTGTGAACAACTTGCATGAATTGATTTGTATGTGCAAATTCAAAGTATTGTGACAAATTTAATTTACCTTTACCAACCTCATTGAATTTATTCATAACCAATACTAATATTACAATAAAGTTTTTAGACTCCGTCTAAATGAGCTTGTTCACATATTATCGATTCAAATCCGAATAAAAGAAGTGAGTTATGTTATATTGATAGATAATTTTGATGAACTTTACGAGAATTAATCTATTAAGAATTAATGATTTCAAACGAGATTAACTAGAGGAAAAAATGGCACAATACAAACATGTGTGAGCATGTTCATCTAACATTGATCCAAACTCGAATAAAGTAGGGTGTGTTGTGGTAGACTGATAGCTAACATAAAAGTAGTTAAATTctaatgaatttatttttgatcACAACATTTCGAGTTTAATTTGAGAGAAATGAATAATGTGACTTCATATAACAAACTTTAACTTGTTTAAAATTGAGGaatataattattgttattacgATAATATTCTTTTGAAATtacgaaaataaaataaaaatgaaagagtGACACCATATATAATTGACTTGTATTCAAAGGGATTCTTGAATTAAGAGtgagtcattttaatttgttcttAAATAAGTTGAATTAGACTTAACACCTCATTAGTTGCCAAATTCAGTGCGTGATTTGAATTTAGTTGAGTCTCCATTGCGGGCTTCAGACACcgaatgaaaaattaaaaagaaaaactttgTTGTTCACTAAATTCTAAACTAATGGAGAATTGATCAAAACATCTCAATGTTTTCAACGAACGAAATTCGTCGAAAATATGTTGGGCATGGAGCGATCACCGATGTTGTGACACCCCTGACGGAGGACGAGCTAATGAGGGCAGGTCAAATAGGACTGACAGACTCTTAGATTGACAAACTTCAAAAGATAAGCAACATATGACACCTTAGGTAAATCACAAGTCGAGAGGACAGTGGAGAGCATTATAAGGCAGAATTAAAATTCACTTGGTACACACACATTTAGAACTCCATGTGGCATAGCCGAAGAAAACAAATCCGTACGAATCTAAGTCCAAAACTAATAATACGTACCATGAACTTGGATCATTGAACTAGTGAAATATGATGAATTAATTAACATTATAATTGGGATCTCTCATATATTTGTCCTTCTCTATTttgtatgtatatattagtCCTTTATCAAAGATGTTTaattttctcttccaaacataGTTTAACagtaaaaaaactaaaaaaaataaataaaatgaaaacataattaatatgattCGACTCTTACCTAGTCAATAGTCATGACTAATTAGATCTTAAGTTGCCAATTGGCAAATTAGTCGAATAAGTAGGTTTAATTAGGGTAAAGAATGattatacaaaaacaaaataaaaaataaactttgCCTCTAGCACCAAGGgttctctatatatattttctgCGGACATATAAATCTCTAACCAacattaaactttaaagtagatGTATCTATATATTTAAACCCGACTCCAATTAATTATTGATAGCTCTATATAGAATTATTTGTTTCTTCCGTTATACTCTAAATTTTAGATAATTTCTCACGTGAACAAGCTACAAGGGCCAAAATTATCAAGGTTTATATCTAATATATGTGTTGGTGGAAAATAACAGATATCGATATAATAGTTTGAAGTGCATGTAAGCTGATCGTACACCGACattataaaagtaaataaattagGATTTAGTACTCACATGTTGATGAAGTGGCAATGGGTTCAACTACACTGGCATGTGAGTTATTATTTCCAAGAATTACAAGTTGTTCATGTGGAGTTGTTATTTGCTGCTAAATATATGGTTTTATTCACATGATTGAGATTTAGTAATTATTATGTTTCCttctttcctttaaattttgaatgaattgatcaaaagtccttttaaaaaaaaaaaaaacaaggcTCAGAACAGATGAATGCAACAGAATTTAATATTTTGCATGAATATGATTGTATGTAACTATATATAAGAAGATACTAAAATTCTATTATACTTGATCTTAtggtttcaaaaataaaatgcatTTTAAGGACGGATCTAACCGAGGGTGGTTCAAAGAGAAGGACTGACATATATGAAGGCAAACTTTCGAAGAAAAGTTGCATGATACCTTAAACAAGTCCTACATCATAATGGAAGCAGAAAGTGGGTAACTTTAAGTTATAACGCATAGCACGAGTTCACATAGTATGCACCTTTTTAATTCGATAATTGATGTAGCCTGAGGCACATCGAGGTCTAATAGACCAAGACAAGCAATACATGCCACGAACTCTGATTATTAACAAAATACAATTTATCAAATGAATTATGATAGAATTTTAGATCGACTTTTAATTCGTTTTTTATAAGAATTTAAAGATTAAATCCATTAAATTTATATCCTTTTTTTATACTATTCAATCAAACACTTTCACATGAACTAAAATGGTATAATTTTGTTAAATCCGTATCAAAATTCCAAAAGATAAATAATTCAATCTTTCAAAACTTTATCGTTTGGAATActttaagaaaaatatcaaaatattaaagATCAATCATAGTCCACAATCCACATTGATAAGTTTGAAAAAAATGGGTCCAACAAAACTGTCGGTGGATGTCTAGTCCCTTTCCAAATTAATATGAGTCATAGttagaaaggaaaaagaaactaatatataatcacaaacaactttattttacttttcCTCAACGTTCATATCTTCGTTAGAATTCGGTTAATTCAGATTTACGTATTTCAACAcaattttttctcttcttagAATTCAAATTTAAGACCTCACCATGAATTATGATGAAATAGTTAGAATTTTTTCACACTTAATCAAAAGTCTAAAATATGAAccttacaaataaaaaaaatcagaaaaaaatttAACAATGCGCAAATCTCGATTAACAAGACTTCAAAGCTTGTGCAAAACATTGTATAAAAACTTAACCTCCCCCACTCACAACCACTAACACCTGTGCCACCATCaataccaccaccaccaacaacatcgagtacgagtcctaaaaacaaaaaaaaacttgttGGAAGTAATTTTTCAATGTTCgaattcaaattaatcaaaCTTCAATCGAATACCGAATATTAAatgaaataacaaaataaagCACAACtccgcccccccccccccaaatcaCCCCCTAACCCCACGCCCACCCCAACCACAAACAGCATAGGCCCACAAAGCCAAGAGCCCAAATAAGCGTCGGTAGAAAAAAGCCAAGAAATAGGAATACAGTTGGATCAAATCCACACGTTTGTGTCCAAATCCTGCGGCCTACAATTATTTAAGAGCAATTACATCATTCACATGTTGTGGGCCCcccaaaaaaattttaaaaaatattttatttatttataaaaacaatTATTCGTTATCCTATATTTAAATTGGAGTTCGATTAATcttaaattatgaatattaCAGAGCCCATTTATAATGATGGCGctacaaaaaagaaaatcatattcAGAATTCGAAATTCTCAAATTCCAATCATTCTACCGTAATTCATGATAACTTATAAATGTATATCACAGTCAATCTTAGCTGTCCAATCTCCACTATTCAAGGCAAAAACTTAGCTGGCTTTCTCTCTTAAATCCTAACCATTTAATTGTCAACAAATATCTCTCCATGTGCCTACACAAGAATTCACTTCTACTTAAAATAGAATAACGTTGTAAAAAACAATATACCAATCAAAATTCCAactatatgtaaaaaaaaaaaaaaaaagcattaTTTCATATAAAGAGTGTAGATAGTGTTCAGAATGTAGATTCAACagaattttgtaattttaattaaaatcataTATACTTGAAGTTATCCGTCttagaataatatcaaaattttatgtGCACTTCGACTATTTTGTGCAAACAAGAATCATTCAATATGATTCGATCGTCTTATACATACTTCGATCATTCATAAAATACTTGTTACTAATAATAGCAATACTTTAGTTATTAGATATTGTTATTGTACTTTGTAAAAATTATCACATAAAAAAGCAAAcaagaatatatatacacaaaaaagtaaaagacaatATATGAGACAAAGAATAATAAACTTCTTTTATCCTTTACAAGGAAAGTAACAACAAGTTGTTCTAAAAAAAGGGGAAAGGGAGTTTATCAAATCTTTTTCCCTCCTCTTTccccaataataataataatataacattaatagtaattttaaaaaaaagaattggtattcaccttttcttttctttttttctttttttttctttcgtgattcataaaaaaaagtcaaaaaaaattacaacaagaattttttttttaaaaaaagtaattatcaATTTACAACTTTCCTTGATTATAGCCATAATAAGAGAGATACCACCTAACAAACTTTTTCAACCCGGTTTGCAAATCGGTTGTGGGTTTATACCCGAATTCTTTCCGGGCCGAACTTATATTCGCATGGGTAAACGGAACGTCGCCGTTTCCGGGCATTACGACGAAATTCTTCTTAGCTTTAACCTTCAAATGCTTCTCCAACATACCAACCATCATCGGAACGGTAACCGGGGACGTATTACCCAAATTAAAAATCCGATACAGAGCGGGTCCCCGTTTCTTCCCACCCGACCCGGTGCTTTTACCCGAAGTATCAAGTGACCCAATACACCCTTTCACAACATCATCAATGTAGGTAAAATCCCGGGCCAAATCGACCCGATTTTTGCCCCGATAAACCGTTATCGGTTTTCCATGTAATATGTTTCGGGTAAAACTGAAATACGCCATGTCGGGTCTTCCCCACGGCCCGTAAACAGTAAAGAATCTTAACCCGGTTATCGATAACCCGTATATGTGATTATAAGTGTGTGTAATTTCTTCACCGGCTTTTTTCGTCGCGGCGTATAACGAAGCGGGTTGATCCGTTCGATCCGATTCGGAAAATGGTACTTTTTCATTTAACCCGTAAACGGAACTGGAGCTCGCCCATACAATCGAAGGTTGCGGGTTCGAATTCTTGCAAACTTCGAGAAGGGAAACAAGGCCGGCGATGTTGCTGTGAATATACGAGCCAGGATTCTCCATCGCGTAACGAACTCCAGCTTGAGCTGCGAGATGCATTACGTGCGTGAATCGACCAATGTCAAACATCTTAACTAGCAGCTTCGAGTCGTTGATGTCTCCTTCGACGATGAAAACTCCGTTTTCAGCTAGTAGTTTTTTCCGAGCTTTCTTCAACGACGGATCATAGTAATTATTGAAATTATCGATTCCCACGACTCCATCGCCTCGTTTCTTCAATGCGATGGAGACGTGAGATCCGACGAAACCGGCTGCGCCGGTAACAAGTACCGACATTCCGCCGTGAGAACGACGGATCTGAGCGGAGTTAATGATTTTCTTCTCCCAATGATGACCGTGTGCAAAATACCGGTTACCGGAATCCATAAATGACTGAAAACACAAA
Protein-coding sequences here:
- the LOC129891594 gene encoding UDP-glucuronate 4-epimerase 1, which codes for MPSLEEELFPSTPGKFKDRNRHFHRCFASTSTMFLWALFLIALTASYLCFQSFMDSGNRYFAHGHHWEKKIINSAQIRRSHGGMSVLVTGAAGFVGSHVSIALKKRGDGVVGIDNFNNYYDPSLKKARKKLLAENGVFIVEGDINDSKLLVKMFDIGRFTHVMHLAAQAGVRYAMENPGSYIHSNIAGLVSLLEVCKNSNPQPSIVWASSSSVYGLNEKVPFSESDRTDQPASLYAATKKAGEEITHTYNHIYGLSITGLRFFTVYGPWGRPDMAYFSFTRNILHGKPITVYRGKNRVDLARDFTYIDDVVKGCIGSLDTSGKSTGSGGKKRGPALYRIFNLGNTSPVTVPMMVGMLEKHLKVKAKKNFVVMPGNGDVPFTHANISSARKEFGYKPTTDLQTGLKKFVRWYLSYYGYNQGKL